The proteins below are encoded in one region of Qingshengfaniella alkalisoli:
- a CDS encoding ABC transporter permease encodes MTDATPRHIPDRLNSRANRLLRSWESLLLAVAVAIFLANTFASPYFLDPWNLSDASFNFTEKAMIGFAMALLIIAGEIDLSVAGIIALASTAMGYALQFDVGTVGLVTIGLTVGLACGLFNGLLVTKMGLPSIVVTIGTMSLFRGIAYIILGDEAFNGYPSSFSFFGQGYVFWVFTFELLVFVLLALIYGVVLHATNFGRRVYAIGNNPTAAVFSGVEVDKIKMTLFVLTGLMSGIAAICLTSRLGSTRPSIAYAWELEIVTMVVLGGVSIQGGSGSIVGVVIAALVMGMVTFGLGLLNVPGIVMSIFIGALLIGVIALPRLITLIRYGRV; translated from the coding sequence GTGCCAACCGATTGCTGCGCAGTTGGGAATCCCTGCTGCTGGCCGTCGCTGTCGCGATCTTTCTGGCGAACACCTTCGCCTCGCCCTATTTCCTCGACCCGTGGAACCTGAGTGACGCCAGCTTCAACTTCACCGAGAAAGCCATGATCGGCTTTGCCATGGCGCTTCTGATCATCGCGGGCGAGATCGACCTCAGTGTCGCGGGCATCATCGCCTTGGCATCCACCGCGATGGGCTATGCGTTGCAATTCGACGTGGGTACGGTGGGCCTTGTGACAATCGGGCTGACTGTCGGCCTGGCGTGTGGGCTCTTCAACGGCCTGTTGGTCACGAAAATGGGCCTCCCGTCCATCGTCGTGACCATCGGTACGATGAGCTTGTTTCGTGGCATCGCCTACATCATCCTCGGCGACGAGGCCTTCAACGGTTACCCGTCCAGTTTTTCCTTCTTCGGGCAAGGCTATGTGTTCTGGGTGTTCACGTTCGAGTTGCTTGTCTTCGTCCTGCTCGCGCTGATCTATGGCGTCGTGCTGCACGCCACCAATTTCGGTCGCCGCGTCTATGCCATCGGCAACAACCCGACCGCTGCCGTCTTTTCCGGCGTCGAAGTCGACAAGATCAAGATGACGCTCTTCGTCCTGACCGGCCTGATGTCCGGCATCGCGGCGATCTGTCTAACCTCGCGGCTCGGCTCCACCCGACCATCCATCGCCTATGCGTGGGAACTGGAAATCGTCACCATGGTCGTGCTGGGCGGAGTGTCCATTCAGGGCGGTTCGGGCAGCATCGTCGGTGTCGTCATCGCCGCGCTCGTGATGGGCATGGTCACCTTCGGCCTGGGTCTTCTGAACGTGCCGGGCATCGTCATGTCGATCTTTATCGGTGCGCTGCTGATCGGGGTTATCGCCCTGCCCCGTCTGATCACACTGATCCGCTACGGGAGGGTATGA